A DNA window from Planctomycetota bacterium contains the following coding sequences:
- a CDS encoding carbohydrate-binding family 9-like protein: protein MIRRSRAWLLALFVLAGCQQDSSYAPWPRELAPGTVRRYPCRYTMTPPVLDGLLEDAVWTNAPWSEPFLDITGSGPIPKYGSWMKMLWDDKNLYIAAFLQEPDLWGTYDRRDMMVYHENDFEVFLDPDGDHDSYYEIEVNVIGTVLDLYLNREYRLGGQAHTEWNCEGMDGAIDRVGTLNDSTDVDEGWAIEIMIPFKCLRPPVTVTDDAAENVRNGDTPVVGEMWRMNFSRVQWPLEKVPTGYVKLPGSKEENWVWTPQWAVNMHQIDHWGQVTFTK from the coding sequence GTGATCCGAAGGTCGCGCGCATGGCTGCTGGCGCTCTTCGTGCTGGCCGGGTGCCAGCAGGACAGCTCCTACGCGCCGTGGCCGCGCGAGCTGGCGCCGGGCACGGTGCGCCGCTATCCCTGCCGCTACACGATGACACCTCCGGTCCTGGACGGCCTGCTCGAGGACGCGGTGTGGACCAACGCGCCGTGGAGCGAGCCCTTCCTCGACATCACGGGCAGCGGCCCCATTCCCAAGTACGGATCCTGGATGAAGATGCTGTGGGACGACAAGAACCTCTACATCGCGGCCTTTCTGCAGGAGCCCGACCTGTGGGGCACCTACGACCGGCGCGACATGATGGTCTACCACGAGAATGACTTCGAGGTCTTCCTCGATCCCGACGGCGACCATGACTCCTATTACGAGATCGAGGTCAACGTCATCGGCACCGTCCTCGACCTCTACCTCAACCGCGAGTACCGCCTCGGCGGTCAGGCCCACACCGAATGGAATTGCGAGGGGATGGACGGGGCGATCGACCGGGTCGGCACGCTCAACGACTCGACGGATGTGGACGAGGGATGGGCGATCGAGATCATGATTCCCTTCAAGTGTCTGCGGCCACCGGTCACCGTGACCGATGATGCCGCGGAGAATGTCCGCAACGGCGACACGCCGGTGGTCGGCGAGATGTGGCGCATGAACTTCTCGCGTGTGCAGTGGCCGCTTGAAAAAGTCCCCACGGGATATGTGAAGTTGCCCGGCTCCAAGGAGGAGAACTGGGTCTGGACTCCGCAGTGGGCGGTGAACATGCACCAGATCGACCATTGGGGCCAGGTGACCTTCACCAAATAG
- a CDS encoding HIT family protein has protein sequence MASIFTRIIRGEIPCHKILDNELVIAFLDVNPLSTGHALVVPKEEKAFLHELSPESARALGEAISRVAAAVMRATGAADYNVLQNNGARAHQEVPHVHFHVIPKYKDGSGLGISWPAKPVHHPEAALLAARMAKSLGD, from the coding sequence ATGGCCAGCATTTTCACCCGCATCATCCGCGGCGAAATCCCCTGCCACAAGATCCTGGACAACGAGCTCGTCATCGCCTTCCTCGATGTGAATCCGCTCTCGACCGGCCACGCGCTGGTGGTGCCCAAGGAGGAGAAGGCCTTCCTGCATGAACTCTCCCCCGAGAGCGCCCGGGCCCTGGGCGAGGCAATTTCGCGCGTCGCGGCTGCGGTGATGAGGGCCACCGGGGCTGCGGACTACAACGTGCTGCAGAACAACGGCGCCCGAGCCCATCAGGAGGTGCCGCACGTGCACTTCCACGTCATTCCAAAATACAAGGATGGGAGCGGGCTGGGAATTTCCTGGCCCGCAAAGCCGGTGCATCATCCGGAGGCTGCGCTGCTGGCTGCGCGGATGGCCAAATCGCTGGGCGATTGA
- the nadC gene encoding carboxylating nicotinate-nucleotide diphosphorylase — protein sequence MKSRGANRSKSAASARIPLPSAELRRRLAGFLREDLGAAGDVTSDAMISVDRRATAFVVARSAGVFAGAGVAQALARIAGPSIKIRLLLRDGERFRAGQALMRVSGRLREILRLERTLLNLLGRMCGVATLTRAFVDRTRGTAARIRDTRKTTPGLRALEKYAVRCGGGDSHRAGLFDAFLAKDNHVAGLVPDRMAAAIARGAAAARRKRKLSFTMAEVDSLRQLESLLRIRPAAVDAVLLDNMSAAKLRKAVALRDLLAPRVKLEASGGVTLRTVGAIARSGVDFVSVGAITHSAPQIDLGLDIKPAQRRALRR from the coding sequence ATGAAGAGCCGTGGTGCGAACCGATCGAAGAGTGCCGCATCCGCGCGAATCCCGCTACCGTCCGCCGAGCTGCGCCGCAGGCTCGCGGGATTTCTCCGCGAGGATCTCGGCGCCGCCGGCGACGTGACTTCAGATGCCATGATCTCCGTCGATCGCCGCGCCACCGCCTTCGTGGTCGCCCGATCCGCCGGCGTGTTCGCGGGCGCCGGGGTGGCGCAAGCGCTGGCCAGAATCGCGGGCCCCTCGATCAAGATCCGTCTGCTCCTGCGCGACGGCGAGCGCTTTCGCGCGGGCCAGGCATTGATGCGGGTCTCCGGACGTCTGCGCGAAATCCTGCGGTTGGAGCGCACGCTGCTGAACCTGCTGGGCCGCATGTGCGGCGTGGCGACGCTGACCCGCGCCTTCGTGGATCGGACCCGGGGAACCGCCGCGCGAATCCGCGACACGCGCAAGACCACCCCCGGCCTGCGAGCTCTGGAGAAATACGCGGTCCGCTGCGGCGGCGGCGACTCGCACCGCGCCGGATTGTTCGACGCCTTCCTGGCCAAGGACAACCACGTGGCCGGACTGGTGCCCGATCGCATGGCGGCGGCGATCGCTCGCGGCGCCGCGGCAGCCCGGCGGAAGCGCAAGCTTTCGTTCACCATGGCCGAGGTCGACTCGTTGCGCCAGCTTGAGTCCCTGCTGCGGATCCGCCCCGCGGCGGTGGACGCCGTGCTCCTGGACAACATGAGCGCCGCGAAGCTTCGGAAAGCCGTCGCGCTTCGCGACCTGCTCGCGCCGCGCGTGAAGCTGGAGGCCAGCGGGGGAGTGACGCTGCGCACCGTCGGCGCGATCGCCCGCAGCGGCGTGGATTTTGTCAGCGTCGGCGCGATCACGCACTCCGCGCCTCAGATCGACCTGGGTCTGGACATCAAACCCGCGCAGCGAAGGGCCCTCCGCCGATGA
- a CDS encoding biotin--[acetyl-CoA-carboxylase] ligase — translation MSEARDRASVATMDTPVELWSAAIQKEIAGLVHLHCASVRNETGSTQEDAATSPLGCVVAAGRQRSGRGRLGTKWADTGDEGLAVTFVVKPQAAERLAMAAAIAAAAALRSLVNHEVAARIGVKWPNDIVVARSGGPPQKLAGILVESRNERSLIGIGVNVGQTVFPAELVPRAISLRQLEQPCDRLAVLLRLTRLLDQFLSASDRVIEEAYQSLDRTAGLRMTFLTPQGAVEGVVLRCDPAIGLLVQTADGVKKLPAATTRVQG, via the coding sequence ATGAGCGAGGCACGCGACCGCGCATCCGTCGCCACCATGGACACGCCGGTCGAGTTGTGGAGCGCGGCCATCCAGAAGGAAATCGCCGGGCTCGTCCATCTGCATTGTGCCAGCGTGCGGAACGAGACCGGAAGCACGCAGGAGGACGCCGCCACGAGTCCGCTGGGGTGCGTCGTCGCGGCGGGCCGACAGCGATCTGGTCGCGGCCGGCTGGGAACCAAATGGGCGGACACCGGCGACGAGGGGCTCGCGGTGACCTTTGTGGTCAAGCCGCAGGCCGCCGAACGGCTGGCGATGGCCGCGGCGATCGCAGCGGCGGCGGCGCTGCGCTCCCTGGTCAACCATGAGGTCGCAGCGCGGATCGGGGTGAAGTGGCCCAATGACATCGTGGTGGCGCGGAGCGGCGGGCCGCCGCAGAAGCTTGCTGGCATCCTGGTCGAGAGCCGCAATGAGCGATCCCTGATCGGGATCGGCGTCAATGTCGGGCAAACGGTCTTTCCGGCGGAGCTCGTGCCGCGCGCCATCAGCCTGCGGCAGCTGGAGCAGCCCTGCGACCGGCTCGCGGTGCTGCTGCGGCTGACGCGGCTGCTGGATCAGTTTCTCTCTGCGTCCGACCGCGTGATCGAGGAGGCATACCAGTCGCTGGACCGGACTGCGGGCTTGCGCATGACGTTCCTCACCCCGCAGGGGGCGGTGGAGGGTGTGGTGCTGCGCTGCGACCCCGCCATCGGTTTGCTGGTCCAGACCGCGGATGGCGTCAAAAAACTGCCCGCCGCCACCACCCGGGTTCAAGGCTAG
- a CDS encoding ParA family protein, protein MDGKPTMRVVALLNQKGGVGKTTTTVNLGAALAATGLRTLLIDLDPQSNLSLHFGVESSADAPLPGTASLFADPPLPLAKCITRARENLWFVPADPELALAEGQQDAQRVLANALETVRGRFDVVLLDCPPGLGVLSVNALTAADEVIVPMQAHYLALRGLEKLLQTVADITAGLNPRLRCTGVVLCMHENQSSHGRAVVDEIRQHFEGCRGSDLPWSECRLLQPPIRRNIKLAEAPSFGKTIFDYDPKCAGADDYRGIAESLIAMWGERQSAGIPRDPSVTSA, encoded by the coding sequence ATGGACGGCAAGCCCACAATGCGGGTGGTGGCGCTCCTCAATCAGAAGGGCGGCGTCGGCAAGACCACCACCACCGTCAATCTGGGTGCCGCGCTGGCCGCCACCGGGCTGCGCACACTGTTGATCGACCTCGATCCGCAATCCAATCTGAGCCTGCACTTCGGCGTGGAATCCTCCGCCGACGCGCCGCTGCCGGGCACCGCGAGTCTTTTTGCTGATCCGCCCTTGCCGCTGGCCAAATGCATCACCCGCGCGAGGGAGAATCTGTGGTTTGTCCCGGCTGATCCGGAGCTGGCCCTGGCGGAGGGGCAGCAGGACGCGCAGCGCGTGCTGGCCAACGCCCTTGAAACGGTGCGCGGACGCTTCGATGTGGTGCTGCTGGACTGTCCGCCGGGTCTGGGCGTGCTGAGTGTGAACGCGCTGACCGCCGCCGACGAGGTGATCGTTCCGATGCAGGCGCACTATCTGGCGCTGCGCGGATTGGAAAAACTCCTGCAGACCGTGGCGGACATCACCGCGGGATTGAACCCCAGGCTGCGCTGCACCGGAGTTGTGCTCTGCATGCACGAGAATCAGTCGAGCCATGGCCGCGCGGTGGTCGACGAGATCCGCCAGCACTTCGAGGGCTGTCGCGGAAGCGACCTGCCCTGGAGCGAGTGCCGACTGCTGCAGCCGCCGATTCGGCGCAACATCAAGCTGGCCGAGGCGCCCTCCTTCGGCAAGACCATCTTCGACTACGACCCAAAGTGCGCCGGCGCCGACGACTACCGCGGCATCGCCGAGAGCCTGATCGCGATGTGGGGCGAGCGCCAAAGCGCCGGGATCCCGCGCGATCCCTCCGTGACTTCGGCCTGA
- the murJ gene encoding murein biosynthesis integral membrane protein MurJ: MSFEKHARTVSLLTLVSRASGLVRDAAQSRVFGAGPVMDAFAFAFMLPNLFRRLFGEGALSASFTPVYAKLDHADPARARLFASVTITLLAVVLAALTAAGELVLLSLPAEDANQRLAFQLMATMLPYMPLVCVVAFIGSVLNVHGKFGAAAASPILLNAAIVAASAGVSYVHGGMERAAHIQIVAWSVVGAGVLQLLWMAWSLRGRGIGLSLQWRDSRDSLRTMLTTMLPMMVGLGVFQLNTFVDGLIASYPTVIGPTIFGFDFPLDTGSNAALNYAQRLYEFPLGVFGIAIATAIFPTLARQASDPALFAHTLRRGLRLALFIGLPASAGLIVVRQQLTAVIFQGGRFTPEDTARVATILLGYAPAVAAFSVMHTMTRAFYALGDSKTPTRISIQMVGLNFALNCTLIWTPLNVAGLAWSTTICAWIQVVILIHKLRHRIGDVLDAHTRLAAIKIAAVTLAMTAATGALAFALPTGTSWMQWLAQLGAITVAGIVCVFGLSSWWRMPEWRWALGRAEQEIQAIDGGP, from the coding sequence ATGTCGTTTGAAAAGCACGCGCGCACGGTCTCGCTGCTGACGCTGGTCAGCCGCGCGTCGGGGCTGGTGCGGGACGCGGCCCAGAGCCGCGTCTTCGGCGCGGGTCCGGTGATGGACGCCTTCGCCTTCGCGTTCATGCTGCCCAACCTCTTCCGTCGCCTCTTCGGCGAGGGCGCGCTGAGCGCCTCATTCACTCCGGTCTATGCCAAGCTCGACCACGCCGACCCGGCGCGGGCGCGGCTCTTCGCCTCGGTCACGATCACGCTGCTGGCGGTGGTTCTCGCCGCGCTCACCGCGGCCGGGGAACTGGTGCTGCTCTCGCTGCCGGCCGAGGATGCGAACCAGCGGCTCGCCTTCCAGCTGATGGCGACCATGCTTCCCTACATGCCGCTGGTCTGCGTGGTGGCTTTCATCGGAAGCGTGCTCAACGTGCACGGCAAGTTCGGGGCCGCCGCCGCCAGCCCCATTCTTCTGAACGCGGCCATCGTCGCCGCGTCGGCGGGCGTCTCCTATGTGCACGGAGGCATGGAGCGGGCGGCGCACATTCAGATCGTCGCCTGGAGCGTCGTCGGCGCGGGCGTTCTGCAGCTGCTGTGGATGGCATGGAGCCTGCGCGGCCGCGGCATCGGCCTCTCTCTGCAATGGCGGGACAGCCGCGATTCGCTGCGCACCATGCTCACCACCATGCTGCCGATGATGGTGGGGCTGGGCGTCTTTCAGCTCAACACCTTCGTCGACGGTCTGATCGCCAGCTATCCGACCGTGATCGGCCCCACGATTTTCGGCTTCGACTTTCCCCTTGACACGGGCTCCAACGCGGCGCTCAATTACGCGCAGCGCCTCTACGAATTTCCGCTGGGAGTCTTCGGCATCGCCATCGCCACGGCCATCTTTCCCACGCTGGCGCGGCAGGCCTCCGATCCGGCGCTCTTCGCGCACACGCTGCGCCGCGGGCTGCGGCTGGCGCTCTTCATCGGGCTCCCGGCCAGCGCCGGGCTGATCGTGGTGCGGCAGCAGCTGACGGCGGTGATCTTCCAGGGCGGCCGGTTCACACCCGAGGACACCGCCCGCGTGGCCACCATCCTGCTGGGCTACGCCCCCGCGGTCGCGGCCTTCAGCGTGATGCACACGATGACGCGGGCCTTCTACGCGCTGGGCGACTCGAAGACGCCGACCCGGATCTCCATCCAGATGGTGGGGCTGAACTTCGCCCTCAACTGCACGCTGATCTGGACGCCGCTCAATGTCGCGGGGCTGGCCTGGAGCACCACCATCTGCGCGTGGATCCAGGTGGTCATCCTGATCCACAAGCTCCGCCATCGCATCGGGGATGTCCTCGACGCCCACACGCGCCTCGCCGCGATCAAGATCGCCGCCGTGACGCTGGCCATGACGGCGGCCACCGGCGCCCTGGCCTTCGCGCTTCCGACGGGGACTTCGTGGATGCAATGGCTGGCGCAGCTCGGGGCGATCACCGTCGCGGGCATCGTTTGCGTCTTCGGCCTCTCTTCCTGGTGGCGCATGCCGGAATGGCGATGGGCTCTCGGACGCGCCGAGCAGGAGATTCAGGCGATCGACGGCGGCCCCTGA
- a CDS encoding radical SAM protein → MTLLNPTLAPTLPPGHDAALDAIEAKVLGGIRLSEEEGLRLYETRDLHRVLALADLVRRRLHGKRAFYNVNRHINYSNVCALSCKFCAFHRKKGQEGAYEKTAQDIAGETAAAAAAGATEIHMVGGLHPWLPFEWYLDVLRAMKAAAPGIHIKAFTAVEIVHLQRVSKRGGEDYEGIKAVLRDLMNAGLGSLPGGGAEVFDDRVHDEAFKGKIRGDHWLDVHRAAHELGLNSNATMLYGHIDRRPERLHHLGLLRAQQDFTLRGWARAQGIRMKHPDEVVLTGPEEFYPRQRLPMAGHEGLSTGYFQTIIPLPFYPNESELEHLPAPTGIENLRTLAIARLMLDNFPHVKAFWIMQTLPMAELMLGAGADDLDGTVVWYDITKAVGEGNHQETSVHDLVRAIRNAGCEPVERDTLYRRVDRDGATWSLSGTS, encoded by the coding sequence ATGACTCTGTTGAATCCCACGCTCGCTCCGACGCTTCCGCCCGGGCATGACGCCGCGTTGGACGCGATCGAGGCCAAGGTGCTTGGCGGCATCCGCCTGAGCGAGGAGGAGGGCCTGCGCCTCTACGAGACGCGCGACCTGCACCGCGTGCTGGCCCTGGCGGACCTGGTGCGTCGGCGCCTGCACGGGAAGCGCGCCTTCTACAACGTCAACCGTCACATCAACTACTCCAATGTCTGCGCGCTCTCGTGCAAGTTCTGCGCCTTCCACCGCAAGAAGGGCCAGGAGGGCGCCTATGAAAAGACGGCCCAGGACATTGCCGGGGAGACGGCCGCAGCCGCGGCCGCCGGCGCCACCGAGATCCACATGGTCGGCGGTCTCCATCCCTGGCTGCCCTTCGAGTGGTACCTGGACGTGCTGCGGGCCATGAAGGCCGCGGCGCCGGGGATCCACATCAAGGCCTTCACCGCAGTGGAGATCGTCCACCTGCAGCGCGTGTCCAAGCGCGGCGGCGAGGACTACGAGGGCATCAAGGCGGTGCTGCGCGACTTGATGAATGCGGGGCTCGGTTCGCTGCCCGGAGGCGGCGCCGAAGTCTTCGACGACCGCGTGCACGACGAGGCCTTCAAGGGAAAGATCCGCGGCGACCACTGGCTGGATGTGCACCGCGCCGCGCACGAGTTGGGACTGAACTCCAACGCCACCATGCTCTACGGCCACATCGACCGCCGTCCCGAACGGCTTCATCACCTGGGGCTGCTGCGGGCGCAGCAGGATTTCACGCTGCGGGGGTGGGCGCGGGCGCAGGGCATCCGCATGAAGCATCCCGACGAAGTGGTGCTGACCGGTCCGGAGGAGTTCTATCCGCGTCAGCGGCTGCCCATGGCCGGACATGAGGGACTTTCGACCGGATATTTCCAGACGATCATTCCCCTGCCCTTCTACCCCAACGAGAGCGAGCTGGAGCATCTGCCGGCGCCGACCGGCATCGAGAATCTGCGCACGTTGGCAATCGCCCGGCTGATGCTGGACAACTTCCCCCACGTGAAGGCCTTCTGGATCATGCAGACGCTGCCGATGGCCGAGCTCATGCTGGGCGCGGGCGCCGACGACCTGGACGGCACCGTGGTGTGGTACGACATCACCAAGGCGGTCGGAGAAGGAAACCACCAGGAGACCTCCGTCCACGATCTGGTCCGCGCCATCCGCAACGCGGGGTGCGAGCCGGTCGAGCGCGACACGCTCTACCGACGCGTCGATCGCGACGGCGCGACGTGGTCTCTGTCCGGCACGAGTTGA
- a CDS encoding insulinase family protein, which produces MKNGTNTMKTTIATLVLAAVALPLFAADSQKGTGVPKRPEEIKYGPLTFEPPEAAKFRSTLKDGTPVYMAVSKEFPLINLSMTFKGGSYLEPKDMVGLAGMTGRMIREGGTTTMKPAEFDEALDFLATQASANCGDVTSSAGMNCLSKNFDASLKLFMDMLRNPGFDAARLETNRGQALEQMKQRNDDAGSIMGREWSRLMYGSDHFESLDSTEVSLKSITPEKMREFQTRIFNPGNVIIAVSGDFEPQEMLAKLNAAFDGWARGEKMPDPPAPTATIVPGIYHVQKDIPQGKVRVGMRSIKRDDPDYVPYLMLNDILGGGGFTSRIMQQVRSNEGLAYSAGSRLSPKVYYPGVFAAAYESKNPTVALAAKIVLEEMDKVRNQPVTDEELETAKRQFIETFPRTFESKPAMLGVFVNDEMTNRPKDYWKTFREKVMATTPADLQRVAKKYVDPNQMVLLVVGDWSTVGPGDSTGRAKMDDLLGGKVTHLPLRDPMTMQPIVKMDQVAPTPPSTGGEGLAQPR; this is translated from the coding sequence ATGAAGAACGGAACCAACACCATGAAGACCACCATCGCAACACTCGTGCTCGCAGCCGTCGCCCTCCCCCTCTTCGCCGCTGATTCGCAAAAGGGAACGGGCGTTCCCAAGCGCCCCGAGGAGATCAAGTACGGCCCGCTGACCTTCGAGCCGCCCGAAGCCGCCAAGTTCCGCTCCACGCTGAAGGACGGGACGCCGGTCTACATGGCGGTGAGCAAGGAGTTCCCGCTCATCAACCTGTCGATGACCTTCAAGGGCGGCAGCTACCTCGAGCCCAAGGACATGGTCGGCCTGGCCGGCATGACCGGGCGCATGATCCGCGAAGGCGGCACCACCACCATGAAGCCGGCCGAGTTCGACGAGGCGCTGGACTTCCTCGCCACGCAGGCTTCCGCGAATTGCGGCGACGTCACCAGCTCCGCGGGCATGAACTGTCTTTCGAAGAACTTCGACGCGAGCCTGAAGCTCTTCATGGACATGCTGCGCAACCCGGGGTTCGACGCGGCGCGCCTCGAAACCAACCGCGGCCAGGCCCTGGAGCAGATGAAGCAGCGCAACGACGACGCGGGGTCGATCATGGGACGCGAGTGGAGCCGCCTGATGTACGGCAGCGACCACTTCGAGTCGCTGGACTCCACCGAGGTCAGCCTGAAATCGATCACCCCGGAGAAGATGCGCGAGTTCCAGACCCGCATCTTCAATCCCGGCAATGTGATCATCGCCGTCAGCGGCGACTTCGAGCCGCAGGAGATGCTGGCCAAGCTCAACGCCGCCTTCGACGGCTGGGCCCGCGGCGAGAAAATGCCCGACCCGCCCGCGCCGACCGCAACGATCGTGCCCGGGATCTACCACGTGCAGAAGGACATCCCGCAGGGCAAGGTGCGCGTCGGCATGCGCTCCATCAAGCGCGACGACCCCGACTACGTCCCCTACCTGATGCTTAACGACATCCTCGGCGGCGGTGGATTCACCAGCCGCATCATGCAGCAGGTGCGCAGCAACGAGGGGCTGGCCTACTCGGCCGGCAGCCGACTCTCGCCCAAGGTCTACTACCCCGGCGTCTTCGCAGCGGCCTATGAGAGCAAGAACCCCACCGTGGCGCTGGCGGCCAAGATCGTGCTGGAGGAGATGGACAAGGTCCGCAACCAGCCCGTGACCGACGAGGAGCTGGAGACCGCCAAGCGGCAGTTCATCGAGACCTTCCCGCGCACCTTCGAGAGCAAGCCCGCCATGCTCGGCGTGTTCGTCAACGACGAAATGACCAACCGGCCCAAGGACTACTGGAAGACCTTCCGCGAGAAGGTGATGGCGACCACCCCCGCCGACCTGCAGCGGGTCGCCAAGAAGTACGTGGATCCAAACCAGATGGTCCTGCTGGTGGTGGGCGACTGGAGCACCGTCGGCCCCGGCGACAGCACCGGCCGCGCCAAGATGGACGACCTGCTCGGCGGCAAGGTGACGCACCTGCCGCTGCGCGATCCCATGACGATGCAGCCCATCGTGAAGATGGATCAAGTCGCCCCCACGCCTCCGTCGACCGGCGGCGAGGGACTGGCCCAGCCCCGATAG
- a CDS encoding insulinase family protein, with the protein MRQLLALVSLLVVAATASAQQVDVQEFTLPNGMKFLLVPRTDQPNVISAGWLAKVGSVNERPGITGISHFFEHMMFKGTNTIGTRDPQKDAEYRAQQKALRGQINNQVWTTQYTRFFKGEIDDPWNPSNDTTELKDLRAQLKKSMDQQQGRSSADAISKLKKDLAALPKTDEGKKQTEEIQKQIAKLELEQTAQSSIVKDEFDQVYTKAGGSGMNAFTSYDITFFFINVPSNKFELWAWMESDRLMDSVFREFYSERDVVHEERRLRTESTPTGRFQEQFEAMFWISSNYLWPVIGWTSDLNSYTMDGAMEYWNTYYRPNNLVGVVVGDFKPEEVKAKIEQYFGRLEPGKIQPPPVVTLETKQMAEQRMNAEGDFQPEVEVRYHTVPLGHKDGYALDMMSEVLNGRTGRLYKGMIEGRSIASSASANYDGRKYAGAFSFDAETKGDSTPEQLEQAWYDELKKLQDELVPDLELQKVKNGVAANSYRRLQNNFSLLVQLGFAESTVGWRELNELPKKLQAVTAADIQRVAKTYFDVSNRSVATYKRKAGAAAAGDDPDLASLPAPMRARAKQMASQLTQETDPENLRKGLEAMEAQSAQVPPQMKPMFDYMKKKINDRIAQLEAGGAPAAAKDAPAAPAAGKTPPPAAPPTKGAPPAKSKTPAAGTPKSGGQ; encoded by the coding sequence ATGAGACAACTTCTCGCCCTCGTGTCCCTTCTCGTGGTCGCCGCCACTGCCTCGGCCCAGCAAGTGGACGTGCAGGAATTCACCCTTCCCAACGGCATGAAGTTCCTGCTGGTGCCGCGGACCGACCAGCCCAACGTCATCAGCGCCGGCTGGCTGGCCAAGGTCGGCTCGGTCAACGAACGGCCGGGCATCACCGGCATCAGCCACTTCTTCGAACACATGATGTTCAAGGGAACCAACACCATCGGCACCCGCGACCCGCAGAAGGACGCCGAGTACCGCGCCCAGCAGAAGGCCCTGCGCGGCCAGATCAACAACCAGGTGTGGACCACCCAGTACACCCGCTTCTTCAAGGGGGAGATCGACGATCCGTGGAACCCCTCCAATGACACGACCGAGCTCAAGGACCTTCGCGCCCAGCTGAAGAAGTCGATGGACCAGCAGCAGGGCCGCTCCTCCGCCGACGCCATCTCCAAACTGAAGAAGGATCTGGCCGCGCTGCCCAAGACGGACGAGGGCAAGAAGCAGACGGAGGAGATCCAGAAGCAGATCGCCAAGCTCGAGCTCGAGCAGACCGCCCAGTCCAGCATCGTCAAGGATGAGTTCGACCAGGTCTACACCAAGGCCGGCGGCAGCGGCATGAACGCCTTCACCAGCTACGACATCACCTTCTTCTTCATCAACGTCCCGTCGAACAAGTTCGAGCTGTGGGCCTGGATGGAGAGCGACCGCCTGATGGACAGCGTCTTCCGCGAGTTCTACTCGGAGCGCGACGTGGTGCACGAGGAGCGCCGCCTGCGCACCGAAAGCACGCCGACCGGGCGCTTCCAGGAGCAGTTCGAGGCGATGTTCTGGATCTCGAGCAACTACCTCTGGCCGGTCATCGGCTGGACCAGTGATCTGAACAGCTACACGATGGATGGCGCGATGGAATACTGGAACACCTACTACCGCCCCAACAATTTGGTGGGTGTGGTGGTCGGCGACTTCAAGCCCGAAGAGGTCAAGGCCAAGATCGAGCAATACTTCGGACGGCTCGAGCCGGGCAAGATCCAGCCGCCGCCGGTAGTGACGCTGGAGACCAAGCAGATGGCCGAACAGCGCATGAACGCCGAAGGCGACTTCCAGCCTGAAGTCGAGGTGCGCTACCACACCGTTCCGCTGGGCCACAAGGATGGCTACGCCCTCGACATGATGAGCGAGGTGCTCAACGGCCGCACCGGCCGCCTCTACAAGGGCATGATCGAAGGCCGCAGCATCGCCTCCAGCGCCAGCGCCAACTACGACGGCCGCAAGTACGCCGGCGCGTTCTCCTTCGACGCCGAGACCAAGGGCGACTCCACTCCGGAGCAGCTTGAGCAGGCCTGGTACGACGAGCTGAAGAAACTGCAGGACGAGCTGGTGCCCGACCTCGAGCTGCAAAAGGTGAAGAACGGGGTGGCGGCCAACAGCTATCGCCGCCTTCAGAACAATTTCTCACTGCTGGTGCAGCTGGGTTTCGCGGAGAGCACCGTCGGCTGGCGCGAGCTCAATGAACTTCCCAAGAAGCTGCAGGCGGTGACGGCGGCCGACATCCAGCGCGTGGCCAAGACCTACTTCGACGTGAGCAACCGCAGCGTGGCGACCTACAAGCGCAAGGCCGGAGCGGCCGCCGCCGGGGACGATCCCGATCTGGCCTCGCTGCCCGCGCCGATGCGGGCCCGCGCCAAGCAGATGGCCTCCCAGCTGACCCAGGAAACGGATCCGGAGAATCTTCGCAAGGGGCTCGAGGCGATGGAAGCCCAGAGCGCCCAGGTTCCGCCGCAGATGAAGCCCATGTTCGACTACATGAAGAAGAAGATCAACGACCGGATCGCGCAGCTTGAAGCGGGCGGCGCGCCGGCCGCGGCCAAGGACGCGCCCGCGGCTCCGGCGGCAGGCAAGACTCCACCACCGGCGGCCCCGCCCACCAAGGGCGCTCCTCCGGCGAAAAGCAAGACTCCCGCGGCGGGAACGCCAAAGAGCGGCGGACAATGA